A genomic region of Melanotaenia boesemani isolate fMelBoe1 chromosome 13, fMelBoe1.pri, whole genome shotgun sequence contains the following coding sequences:
- the hmga1a gene encoding high mobility group AT-hook 1a isoform X1: MSDKGTVSPKEKEAAEKRGRGRPRKQPQVKSSDEPSGSPTPKRPRGRPKGSKNKTTGKGKKAAAAPSAGGKRRGRPKKEEKEEKASQESSEEEEEEDQ; this comes from the exons ATGAGCGACAAGGGGACAGTTTCACCAAAAGAGAAGGAGGCAGCAGAAAAAAGAGGGCGTGGAAGACCCCGTAAGCAGCCCCAGGTAAAAAGCTCTGAC GAACCGAGCGGGTCTCCAACTCCAAAGAGGCCCAGAGGACGGCCGAAGGGCAGCAAAAACAAGACAACTGGCAAGGGCAAA AAGGCAGCAGCAGCCCCATCTGCAGGAGGAAAGCGTAGAGGAAGGCCTAAGAAGGAG gagaaagaagaaaaggcaTCCCAAGAATcatctgaggaagaggaggaagaggaccaGTAA
- the hmga1a gene encoding high mobility group AT-hook 1a isoform X2 has protein sequence MSDKGTVSPKEKEAAEKRGRGRPRKQPQEPSGSPTPKRPRGRPKGSKNKTTGKGKKAAAAPSAGGKRRGRPKKEEKEEKASQESSEEEEEEDQ, from the exons ATGAGCGACAAGGGGACAGTTTCACCAAAAGAGAAGGAGGCAGCAGAAAAAAGAGGGCGTGGAAGACCCCGTAAGCAGCCCCAG GAACCGAGCGGGTCTCCAACTCCAAAGAGGCCCAGAGGACGGCCGAAGGGCAGCAAAAACAAGACAACTGGCAAGGGCAAA AAGGCAGCAGCAGCCCCATCTGCAGGAGGAAAGCGTAGAGGAAGGCCTAAGAAGGAG gagaaagaagaaaaggcaTCCCAAGAATcatctgaggaagaggaggaagaggaccaGTAA